Proteins co-encoded in one Bacillus paramycoides genomic window:
- a CDS encoding DUF1015 domain-containing protein: MAKIRPFRAIRPVEEKAVEVAALPYDVLNSEEAREVVKGNPYSFLHVDKAEIDLDPALSPYDDRVYEKAGENLNRFIREEVFIQDEEPALYIYELTMQGRTQSGLVVCTSIDEYEDDTIKKHERTRHEKELDRIRHVDVCDANTGPIFLTYRTKEEIKSFIASWKEEHAPIYTFTAEDGVKHVAWKIADEEVIASLVNLFEDIPNLYIADGHHRSASAAKVGLMRREQYPNYTGEEEFNFFLSVLFPHGELSIWDYNRVVKDLNGLSEEQFLKQITQYFYVEEASVSPYKPNEPKTFGMYVNEKWYKLTVKEETFDANDLVKGLDVSILQDHLLSQVLEIHDPRSDSRIDFVGGIRGLEELERLVNSGAYKAAFSLYPTSMESLLAIADAGEIMPPKSTWFEPKLRSGLFVHSLK; this comes from the coding sequence TTGGCAAAAATCCGACCGTTTCGGGCCATTCGTCCAGTAGAAGAAAAAGCAGTGGAAGTCGCTGCTTTACCGTATGACGTATTAAATAGTGAAGAAGCAAGAGAGGTTGTAAAAGGGAATCCGTATTCTTTCTTACACGTTGATAAAGCAGAAATTGATTTAGACCCGGCACTTTCACCGTACGATGATCGCGTATATGAAAAAGCGGGTGAAAATTTAAATCGGTTTATACGAGAAGAAGTGTTCATTCAAGACGAAGAGCCAGCGTTATACATTTATGAATTGACGATGCAAGGAAGAACGCAGTCAGGCCTTGTCGTTTGTACATCTATTGATGAGTATGAAGATGATACAATTAAAAAACATGAAAGAACGCGTCATGAAAAAGAACTTGATCGCATTCGCCACGTAGATGTGTGTGACGCGAATACGGGTCCTATCTTTTTAACGTATCGTACAAAAGAAGAGATAAAGAGTTTTATTGCCAGCTGGAAAGAAGAACATGCGCCAATCTATACATTTACAGCAGAAGACGGCGTTAAGCATGTTGCCTGGAAAATAGCTGATGAAGAAGTAATTGCAAGTTTAGTGAACTTATTTGAAGATATTCCCAATCTTTATATTGCAGATGGACATCACCGCTCCGCATCAGCTGCAAAAGTTGGGCTCATGCGAAGAGAACAATATCCGAATTACACAGGAGAAGAAGAGTTTAATTTCTTCTTATCTGTTTTATTCCCACACGGTGAGTTATCCATTTGGGACTATAACCGGGTTGTGAAAGATTTAAATGGCTTATCAGAAGAACAGTTTTTAAAGCAAATCACGCAATACTTCTATGTAGAAGAAGCATCTGTTTCTCCGTATAAACCAAATGAACCAAAAACATTTGGAATGTATGTAAACGAGAAGTGGTATAAGCTCACAGTGAAAGAGGAAACGTTTGATGCGAATGATCTTGTGAAAGGTTTAGATGTATCTATTTTGCAAGATCACTTATTAAGCCAAGTACTTGAAATACATGATCCGCGATCTGATTCACGCATCGACTTTGTCGGAGGAATCCGCGGATTAGAAGAACTAGAACGTCTTGTAAATAGCGGTGCATATAAAGCGGCGTTCTCACTATATCCGACATCAATGGAATCTTTATTAGCAATCGCAGACGCTGGAGAAATTATGCCGCCAAAATCAACGTGGTTTGAACCGAAACTGCGCAGTGGGTTGTTTGTACATTCTTTAAAATAA
- a CDS encoding 3-phosphoglycerate dehydrogenase family protein → MFRVQTLNQIAEKGLQVLSGERYEVGERMNHPDGILLRSYSLHQEDFSKDLKAIARAGAGVNNIPVERCTEKGIVVFNTPGANANAVKELIIASLIMSSRNIINGVSWTKNLEGEEVPQLVESGKKQFVGSEIAGKRLGVIGLGAIGALVANDALALGMDVVGYDPYISVETAWRLSTHVQRAFSLDEIFATCDYITLHIPLTNQTKGIIGEHAIEKMKKGMRLFNFSRGELVDEKVLQKALEEEVIAHYVTDFPNENVIKMKNVTATPHLGASTSESEENCAIMAARQLREYLETGNIRNSVNYPNVELPYIGKKRITIMHQNVPNMVGQITGCLAEHHINIADMINRSKHSWAYTMIDIDNGIDDIIKENIVENISKITGVVAVRMIV, encoded by the coding sequence ATGTTTCGTGTTCAAACGTTAAATCAAATTGCGGAAAAAGGTTTGCAAGTTCTTAGCGGGGAGCGTTATGAAGTAGGGGAAAGAATGAACCACCCAGACGGTATTTTACTTCGCAGTTATTCTTTACATCAAGAAGATTTTTCAAAAGACTTAAAGGCGATTGCAAGGGCTGGTGCTGGTGTAAATAATATTCCTGTCGAGCGATGTACAGAAAAAGGGATTGTAGTATTTAATACACCAGGAGCGAATGCCAATGCAGTAAAGGAACTTATTATCGCCAGTCTGATTATGTCTTCACGTAACATTATTAACGGAGTAAGCTGGACGAAAAATTTAGAAGGTGAAGAAGTACCGCAGCTTGTTGAATCAGGGAAAAAACAATTCGTTGGATCAGAAATTGCAGGGAAGCGTCTAGGTGTTATCGGACTTGGCGCAATTGGTGCTTTAGTTGCGAACGATGCGTTAGCTTTAGGGATGGACGTCGTCGGATATGATCCTTATATTTCAGTTGAAACTGCATGGCGCCTTTCTACACATGTGCAAAGAGCGTTTAGTTTAGATGAAATTTTTGCAACGTGTGATTATATTACACTACATATTCCTCTTACGAATCAAACGAAGGGGATTATTGGTGAACACGCTATAGAGAAGATGAAAAAAGGAATGCGTCTATTCAATTTCTCAAGAGGAGAACTTGTAGATGAAAAGGTTCTTCAAAAAGCGTTAGAAGAAGAGGTTATTGCGCATTACGTAACGGACTTTCCGAATGAAAATGTGATTAAAATGAAAAACGTAACAGCGACGCCTCACCTCGGTGCATCTACGTCTGAATCGGAAGAAAATTGTGCAATAATGGCAGCGCGTCAATTACGTGAATATTTAGAGACAGGAAATATTCGTAATTCAGTAAACTATCCAAACGTAGAACTGCCGTATATCGGAAAGAAACGTATTACGATCATGCATCAAAACGTTCCAAACATGGTAGGACAAATTACAGGATGCTTAGCAGAACATCATATTAATATTGCCGATATGATTAATCGTAGTAAACATTCTTGGGCGTACACAATGATTGATATTGATAACGGAATTGATGATATAATAAAAGAGAACATTGTGGAAAATATAAGCAAAATTACAGGTGTTGTAGCCGTTCGAATGATTGTGTAA
- the serC gene encoding 3-phosphoserine/phosphohydroxythreonine transaminase: MERVYNFSAGPSILPLPVLEKVQKELVNYNGTGMSIMEMSHRSSYFQSIIDEASNLLRELMNIPDEYEVLFLQGGASLQFSMIPLNLMNTYKKSGYVLTGSWSKKALQEAEKVGEVQVIASSENEKFTTIPKLYGLLGDEKLDYVHITTNNTIEGTKYVDIPHVDKVPLVADMSSNILSEQYDVTKFGLIYAGAQKNLGPAGLTIAIIKRDLIGGADCSCPTMLNYETYSKNNSLYNTPPSFSIYVTKLVLEWLKEQGGVSAIEEQNRMKSSLLYNFLDESTLFTSPVDPTYRSLMNIPFTTPSEELNNEFLQKAKERGLVTLKGHRSVGGMRASIYNAMPAHGVQQLVNYMKEFELENR; this comes from the coding sequence ATGGAGAGAGTGTATAATTTTTCAGCTGGACCATCAATACTCCCTTTGCCAGTTTTAGAGAAAGTGCAAAAGGAGCTTGTAAATTATAACGGGACAGGCATGTCTATTATGGAAATGAGTCATCGATCTTCTTATTTTCAAAGTATTATAGATGAAGCGAGTAACCTACTTCGTGAATTAATGAACATTCCTGATGAGTATGAAGTATTGTTTTTACAAGGTGGTGCTTCATTACAATTCTCTATGATACCGTTAAATTTAATGAATACGTATAAAAAATCAGGGTACGTATTGACTGGTTCATGGTCTAAAAAGGCACTGCAAGAAGCTGAAAAAGTTGGAGAAGTACAAGTGATTGCTTCTTCTGAAAATGAGAAGTTTACTACAATTCCTAAACTGTATGGTTTACTAGGCGATGAAAAACTAGATTATGTACATATTACAACGAATAATACAATTGAGGGGACGAAATATGTGGATATTCCACATGTAGATAAAGTACCGCTCGTTGCGGATATGTCCTCAAATATTTTATCAGAACAATACGATGTTACGAAGTTCGGTCTTATATATGCGGGAGCGCAAAAGAATTTAGGGCCAGCGGGCTTAACGATTGCTATTATAAAAAGAGATTTAATTGGAGGAGCAGATTGCTCTTGTCCTACGATGTTAAACTATGAAACTTACAGTAAAAATAACTCCTTATATAATACACCGCCGTCCTTTAGTATTTACGTAACGAAACTTGTACTAGAGTGGCTGAAAGAGCAGGGCGGGGTATCTGCGATCGAAGAACAGAATAGAATGAAATCTTCACTTCTTTACAATTTCTTAGATGAATCAACATTGTTTACTTCACCGGTTGATCCTACGTATCGATCACTTATGAACATTCCGTTTACAACACCGTCAGAAGAGCTGAACAATGAGTTTTTACAAAAAGCGAAAGAACGCGGTCTTGTTACGCTAAAAGGACATCGCTCAGTCGGTGGTATGCGCGCTAGTATTTACAATGCGATGCCAGCACACGGCGTACAGCAATTAGTAAATTATATGAAGGAATTTGAGCTTGAGAATAGATAG
- a CDS encoding DUF378 domain-containing protein, which yields MKFLSYLTVILVILGGLNWLFVALDYNVVEKWFGSMPALVDTIYWLIGLSAIYQIFDRFFTDN from the coding sequence ATGAAATTTTTGTCTTACCTTACAGTAATTTTGGTGATTCTTGGCGGTTTGAATTGGTTGTTTGTAGCGTTAGATTACAATGTAGTTGAGAAATGGTTTGGTTCTATGCCGGCGCTTGTGGACACTATTTATTGGCTCATTGGTCTTTCTGCCATTTATCAAATTTTTGATCGGTTCTTCACGGACAATTAG
- a CDS encoding glycoside hydrolase family 113 — protein sequence MKKNKSLISFLGVFIMLFSFCFQGNVQADVNTVQSGKIKSGNVTVWEVGNVAKVLADVERLNLNTVNVPIQVDIPNVTSTNMVINQAQKQQAILLIQELLKHNIQVIVEPFPYIQQGNVGETEWNPSNINDFFWNWKTVILQDIFNSITSKYNVYGLKIASNFVNMEYAEGYWSDTIDFVRQQYKGNVLYQMNWWLTASWDPSYEAKFVEKINRPYLKKVDIVSIDSWFEVSEKRNPSYEEVKQSLFATTVYNRGQNVVQQLEQLHKATGNPVYFGGFNVPARELGLQNPWNPDVSNVFSKDVQLNGWRAYRDVLEPKPYFKGFSIWFIGSHNSTHAYQIHSKEAEAVINGWYRK from the coding sequence AAGAGTTTAATAAGTTTTTTAGGAGTGTTTATTATGCTGTTTTCTTTTTGTTTTCAAGGAAATGTACAGGCAGATGTAAATACTGTTCAATCTGGGAAAATCAAATCAGGAAATGTAACGGTATGGGAAGTTGGGAATGTAGCGAAAGTGTTAGCTGATGTAGAGCGCTTAAATTTAAATACAGTAAATGTACCGATTCAGGTAGATATTCCGAACGTGACTTCTACAAACATGGTAATTAATCAAGCGCAAAAGCAACAGGCTATTCTTTTAATTCAAGAATTATTAAAGCATAATATTCAAGTTATTGTGGAACCTTTCCCGTATATTCAGCAAGGAAATGTTGGGGAAACGGAATGGAATCCAAGTAATATTAATGATTTCTTCTGGAATTGGAAAACGGTTATTTTACAAGACATCTTTAATTCCATTACAAGTAAATACAATGTGTACGGACTCAAGATTGCTTCTAATTTCGTGAATATGGAATATGCAGAAGGATATTGGAGCGATACGATTGATTTCGTTCGTCAGCAGTATAAAGGAAATGTTTTGTATCAAATGAATTGGTGGTTAACAGCAAGTTGGGATCCTTCTTATGAAGCGAAGTTTGTAGAGAAAATCAATCGTCCGTATTTAAAAAAGGTGGATATTGTTAGTATCGATAGTTGGTTTGAAGTTTCAGAAAAAAGAAATCCATCATACGAAGAAGTGAAGCAAAGTTTATTTGCCACGACAGTGTATAATCGTGGACAAAATGTTGTGCAGCAGTTGGAACAATTACATAAAGCAACAGGAAACCCGGTTTACTTTGGTGGATTCAACGTTCCGGCACGTGAACTAGGCTTGCAAAATCCGTGGAATCCAGATGTTTCTAATGTGTTTTCAAAGGACGTACAATTAAACGGATGGCGCGCTTATCGTGATGTATTAGAACCGAAACCATATTTTAAAGGTTTTTCAATTTGGTTTATTGGCTCTCATAATAGTACGCATGCGTATCAAATACATAGTAAAGAAGCAGAGGCAGTTATTAACGGCTGGTACCGAAAATAA